CCTAAAGCACCACTTTCAAATTCAACAACACCAACTGCTACATCTTCTGTTTCAATGTTACGAAGACGAGTTGCTGCCATTGCTTGAACCGATTTAACTGGTCCCATGAACCAAATTAACAGATCTAAATTATGTATCGCTTGGTTCATTAACACACCGCCGTCAAACTCCTTCGTTCCTCTCCAAGCAGCTTGATCATAGTACTCTTGACCGCGATTCCAACGAACCGTTGCATTCGCATGGCTCAGCTTACCAAACAAGCCTTTTGATTTAATATCTTGAAGAGCACGAATAGCTGGACGGAAACGATTTGGGTGAACAACAGAAAGCTTGATATTCGCTTTTTCTGCAATTGCAATAATCTTCTCAGAGTCACTGCTCGTTAACGCCATTGGCTTTTCCATAACAATGTGCTTGCCCTTAGCTGCAATGATTTCAGCAAGCTTAAAATGAAGTCCTGATGGCACACAAATATTTACAACATCAATATCTGTTTGCTGCTCAAGCATTTCATTTAAATCCGTATATACGTTACATAACTCTTTATATTCTTCAAGGCGCTGTGCATTTGTGTCACAAACCGCCACAAGATTTGCACCTTCAGCATTATTAATCGCATCAATATGTTTTTGAGCAATAAACCCTGCCCCTACAATCGCAAAATTAATCATTTAATGCCCTCCTAGCTTCACGAATGTATCTCCAAAGTAATAAAACAACTAACATTAGAAAAAAGCTC
This genomic stretch from Metabacillus sp. B2-18 harbors:
- a CDS encoding Gfo/Idh/MocA family protein produces the protein MINFAIVGAGFIAQKHIDAINNAEGANLVAVCDTNAQRLEEYKELCNVYTDLNEMLEQQTDIDVVNICVPSGLHFKLAEIIAAKGKHIVMEKPMALTSSDSEKIIAIAEKANIKLSVVHPNRFRPAIRALQDIKSKGLFGKLSHANATVRWNRGQEYYDQAAWRGTKEFDGGVLMNQAIHNLDLLIWFMGPVKSVQAMAATRLRNIETEDVAVGVVEFESGALGVIEAATTIYPKNLEESLSIFGEAGTVKVGGPNAIYFETLNVSDINEEEKNKLIETIKEDPFGKPGHQWIIEDMVRAVETNTEPVVTGKDGLAPVKLIEAFLESAETGKKVFLQ